A segment of the Paraburkholderia fungorum genome:
GCAGCGTCATGCCGGCGCCGCCGAGGCTGGTGATGGCGTACCACAGATGGACTGGTAAATCGGGCATGGCAGGTTAGCGGCTCAGGCCGCGCGGAATCGGGTTGGCAAAATTCGCAAAAAAGTCGGGCTGATAAAGATTCAACGCGCGAGCGGTGCAAATCGCCGACGCGGGAAAAATCTGCGAAACACGTTGATTAAGCGTCAGTATAGACGGGTGTTGCAGCGCGGTCTTGCCATGCGCGGCGCATTTTGGCCTTCGCTCGTGGGCTGCCGAACAGGTGACGCAGCGGTTTGACGCCAGGCTCGCGCCAAGGTTCGCCGATCAGAAATTTCGACGGCCAATGAGTGCGCCAGCCTCCAGCATGGCCCGAAGAATGATGTTATTGTGCATTGCACAAGATATGTCGTTCGGGGTTTTTATCGTGCGGCACCTGTCCCTTTTTGCGAGGTTTTCCGCCGATGGCAAAAAGTCTATCGAAAATCTGGCTGCGCGGTCTTAAGCGGCTGCTCGCCATTCAAACCGAGCACGCTCAGAAGACCACCAAGCGCACTACGGCACGCCCGGCGCGGGCTGCCACGCCCAAGCCGTCCGCCAAGGCGCGTCCGCTGAAGCCCGCTGCCACGGTTCGCGCATCCGCCAAGCGCGAAGCGCCACGCCCGGCGGCGCGCGAGTCGCGGGTTCGTCCGCGCGCGTCCGCGTGGGCGAGCGGTTCGTGGACGCGCTCGTTCCACTCGGCGCCTGCCGCGCCGGGGCGGCTCGTCAATCATCTGCAATACGGTTTGTATGTTCCTTCGGGACATGCGCTCGAGTCCATGCCGCTGCTCGTGATGCTGCACGGCTGCACTCAGTCAATCGACGAATTCGCCGAGGGCACGCGCATGAACGTCCTCGCTGACCGCTTTGGCTTTGCCGTGGTGTATCCCGAGCAATCGAAGCATGTGCACTCGCACCGCTGCTGGCACTGGTATGACGCCGGCGACAGCGCGGGTGGGGCGGAGGCGCGCGCGGTGGTGTCGCTAGTGGATGCGCTGGTCGCGCAGCACGGTTTTGACCCCGAGCGCGTTTATGTGGCGGGCATTTCCGCTGGTGCGGGTTTGACGGCGTTGCTGGCGGTCAACTATCCGGGGCATTTCGCCGCAGTGGCGCTGCATTCCGGCCCTGCGTTCGGCGAGGCACGTTCGGGCATTACCGCCATGGACGTGATGCGCCGCGGCGCGCGCCGCGATCCGGCTCAACTGGTCGACGAAGTGACTAATGTGGCCCGTTATCCCGGCATGCCGGCGATCGTGATCCACGGCGATTTCGATCATGTGGTCGCGCCGGTTAACGCAGACCAACTGGGCGAGCAGTTTCTCCGCCTGAACCGCATGGTCGACGCAAACGGTGCGCGTAAATCCGGCGAAGTTCGCGAGGAGCGCAAAGGCGGCGTAGTAATGCGCGATTACGTTCGCAGCGGCCGGCGTGTCGTGCGGGTTTGCCGGGTGCAAGGTCTGGCGCACGCGTGGAGCGGGGGTGACGAGGCCGTGCCGTTCCATTCCGCCAAAGGCCCGGATGCGAGCGCCATGATCTGGGAATTTTTCAAGCATCAACGTCGCACGGGCGCGGGCCAGATCGCGGAAACCGCCGCCACGACGGGCTCTTCAGCCGATCGGTGAGTTTTGAGCAACACTTCGAAAATGAGCAGTGGCGCAACACTAGGGTTTTCCCTATAATACGGGTTATCCCCTAGGCGTTAACGCCTAAACTCATTGCCGAGGTAGACCATGTACCTGCTTAGCCGCCTTTTCCTGTTTCTGACCAAATCGCCCGACCAACTCGCGAAAGAACGCGCGGACGCATTCCTCGCCGAAGCTACGGACCTGTACGACCTGGAATTCCGTATGCGCAAGCTGGACCGTGAAGCGAATGTCCGCCAGCCGTCGTGGATGAGCCAGCACTAAGCTCGAGTCTTTGCGAAGTACAAAGCATCGGTGGGTCGTGAGACGCCGGTGTTCGGGGTAGGTCAATCTCCCCACGCTGTTTTCGACCGCTCAGTCGAAGTCGAACTGACGCAGGCTCACACAGCCGGATTCAATTGCCACAACGCGTGATTCAAAACCGCGGCGAACGCCACCCAGGCGACGTAAGGCACCAGTAGTCCGCCTGCCCAGCGGTCCCGTCGCCAGAACGCGAAAGTTAGCGCGACGATCAGAACCAGCAGAATTACGATGTCGGCCAATGCGGCCCCTGCTTGATGCAGACCGAAGAAGAGCCACATCCACGCTGCGTTGAACAGCAACTGAACCACCCATAAAACGATCGCCGCACTCAGGCCGTCGCGTTTCCACACGCGCCACGCGGAAATCGCCATCAGCACGTACAGTACCGTCCATGCTGGCGGGAACACCCAGTTCGGTGGATTAAACGCGGGCTTTTGCAGTCCTGCGTACCATGCGTCGGGCAGAAAACGGCTCGCTACCAAGGCAGCGGCCAGCGTCAACAGAAGAAATACCAGCAGCGACGGCAAACGGCGCATGCTTCACCTCCTTCAAGCGTCATCCATCAATTCGATGTAAGCGGGTACTCACTTGCCGAAACGGGCCAGTGTGCGCGCGCGAGCTTCCGCATGGTCGACAATCGGCTCGGGATAATCCTTGCCCAGCACGACCCCGAATTCCGCGAGGCGCTCCCGACCTGCCAGCCACGGCGCGTGAATCCACTTGGCCGGGACTTTTTCCAGCTGCGGCAGATAGCGCTTGATAAAACGACCTTCGGCGTCGAATTTTTCCGATTGCGTGATGGGATTGAAGATCCGGAAATACGGCTGCGCGTCGCATCCCGTGGATGCCGCCCATTGCCAGCCGCCGTTATTCGCCGAAAAGTCAAAATCGTTCAGCAGGTCGGCGAAATAGCGCTCGCCGAGCCGCCAGTCCACGCCCAGATCCTTGACCAGAAAACTCGCCGTCACCATGCGCAAGCGATTGTGCATGTAGCCGGTGCGGTTCAGTTGCAGCATCGCCGCGTCGATCAGCGGGTAGCCGGTGCGGCCGTCGCACCAGGCGGAAAACGCTTCGTCGGCTTCGGAGCCGCGTTCCCAGCGCAGCCGGTCATATTCCTCCTTGAACGACGCCCCGCTCGCCAGCCGCGGATGATGCGACAGGATCATGAAGTAGAAGTCCCGCCAGATCAGCTCCGACAGCCACGTGGCCGAGCCCTTGCCGTCGGGTTGCAACGACATCTCGTGCGCGATTCGCGCGAGCGTGCGGATCGATACGGTGCCGAAGCGCAAATGCATCGACAGATAGCTGGGGCCTTTGGCGGCGGGAAAATCGCGCCGATCCGCATAACTGTCGATGCGGCTCATGAAGTCGTCGAGCAGACTTTGCGCGCCGCTCATGCCCGTGGGCAGCTTCAGTTCCGCGAGGTTGCTCGGTGCGAAGCCGAGTTGCTTGAGCGTCGGCAACTCGCGATGCAGCTTTTTTGGCACCGCAGCCAGATGTTTCGCGTACTTTTCGACGGGATACGGCTTCAGATCGAAAGCCGTCAGCTGTTTGAGCCACGCATTCTTGTACGGGGTGAACACGGTGAACGGCTTGTTCTGGCCGGTCAGCACCTCGTCGCGCTCGAAAATCACCTGATCCTTGAAGGTCAGCCACTGTCGGCCGGCTTCGGTGAGTTGCTCGCCCACCTTTTCGTCGCGCTCGATCGCGACCGGCTCGTAATCGTGATTCGTGAACACCGCGTCGACGCCGAGTTCGGCGGCGAGCTTCGGAATCAGATCGGACGGATCGCCGTACAGCACGATCAGGCCGCCGCCTTTCGCGCGCAGCGCGTCGTCCAGTTCGCCGAGTGCGGCGAGAATGATCTCGATCCGCCGATCCTGCACCTGCTCATCGGGGTGACGGGCCTGCCAGGTTTCCAGCAGCGGTTGCAGGATCGTCGTATCGAACACGAATGCGCACCAGACGCGCTCGCAGTGCTTGAGCGCGTAGTAGAGCGCGGCGTTGTCCGTGTGACGCAGGTCGCGGCGGAACCAGACCAGACCGGTGTCGAAGGAGTCGTTCAGGCGTCGGGCGCGTGTCATTTAGGCGTGGGTCGAAGGTGAAAGGGCGCTCATGCAAAGGCCGGGGCGTCGGTATATGACCGGCGTTGCAGATTACATGCCGCGTCCGCAAAACGGAACAGCGCCCGCCCCAATGGTGAAAGGGCGGGCGCTGTTCATGGTGACGCGGTTGTGCCGCGCCGCCGTTTGCAACTCATTGCAGACTTTTCGGCATGCGCCGACGCCGCAGCTTACGCGACTTGCAGACGAACTTCGACGTTGTTGCGCGTGGCGTTCGAGTACGGGCAGACCTGATGCGCTGCGTCGACCAGTTCCTTGGCGGCGTCGGCGGCCAGGCCCGGCAGCGACACGCGTAGATCGATGTCGAGCGCGAAGCCGCCCTTGTCGTTCGGACCGATGCCAACCTCTGCTGTCACTTGTGTGTCGGCGGGCAAAGTCTGCTTGCGCTGGCCGGCGATGAATTTCATTGCGCTCAGGAAACACGCCGAGTAGCCGGCGGCGAAAAGCTGTTCCGGGTTAGTGCCCGCAGCGCCCGTGCCGCCCAGTTCGCGCGGTGCGGCCAATTTCACGTCCAGTGCATTGTCCGACGACACAGCACGGCCGTCACGGCCACCGGTACTCGTTGCAGTTGCTTTGTAGAGGATGTTCATGGTGCTGCTCCTTAATCTGGATTGTCAGGATTTGCATGCTTGCCGCCATTGAGGCCGCCGTTCTGGCGGAGCGCTATCGAAGCGGCATGTCGCTAAGATAGTGTACAAATCATTTGTGTGCAAATGATTTTTTAGATGGATGTGATAGCCGCTGGTTTGCAAGCTGTCCGTCAGTCGTCCGGGTGATCCATGTAATCGTTGAGCGTGGCGCGCAGGCGGGTCAGATCGTCCCGCAGGCGCAGCAGGAATTCCGGCGACTGCTGGGTCGCGCAGAAGATTTCCGCGGGCACTTCACGCGCCTGGCGTTTGAGAGCCGAGCCGGCTTTAGTGAGGCGGATATAGACCAGGCGCTCGTCGTCGACACCGCGTACGCGCTCCAGCAGTCCCTGTGCTTCCAGGCGTTTGAGCAGCGGCGTGACGGTGGCCGAGTCGAGATTCAGGCGTGCCGCCATGTCCTTGACGGTGACGTCGTCGGTTTCCCACAGCACCAGCATGGTCAGATATTGGGGATACGTGAGTCCCAATTTCTCGAGCAAGGGCTTGTACGCCTTCGTCATCGCGAGCGAGGTCGAGTAGAGGGCGAAGCAGAGTTGCTCGTCGAGCGTGAAGGGCAGGGTGACGGGGCGCTGGGTCATGATGCATCTCGTATGAAAGAGCGTGCAAATGGATTGCGCGCAAACTATTGTGCCGCAAATCGGCGTGGGTTGACGAGCGTGCAGCGAGGGGGACGGGAGATGGGATGTGGCTGAGGTTGCCACGGGAGACGGAAAGACGGACGCCAGACCGGCGTCCGCCACAGGTAATGCTTAAGCCGCCGGGGTGGTCGGCAGATCCGGCGTTTCGGGCGTCTGGACGCCGAAGCAGCCGCGATACGTTGCGTAAAACGAGCAGTACAGCATCGTCGTGACGATCATCGTCGCGGGCATCAGGATCGCGAACGCGAAGTCGCCCGCGCCGAGCGCCTGCAGCAGCGTGGACAAACCGAGCGACACAATCATCGCCACCGCAAACCACAACGCGCCGAACACGATGAACGCGCCGCGATTACGCCAGCAACTGACGATGCTGAAGAACATCGCCTTGACCGGCGGCACGTCGTGCCAAGCGGTGAGAATCGGCGAAAACCAGAAAATCATCGCCACCGGGATATAAAAAGCGAAGGCCGTGATGACCGCCAGCGAAATGTTGCTGTTGGCAATCGTGTCCTGATCCATCGTCGCGCCGCCGAGCATCACCTTGAGCAGCATGCCGCCGTCGGCGAGCGCCGATCCGGCCAGCACCAGGCCCATCGCGACGACATACGCCACTCCGAGCACCAGCAGGCGTTTCGCGACCACCGGGCCGTATGAGTGAAAGCCGTCCACCAGAATGGTCGGGAACACCGGTTTGCCCGCGATCGTATTGCGGCACGCCGCCATGAAGCCGACCGCGACGCCCGGAATGAACGCCAGCGGCAATACGCCACCGACCACCGGAATCTGCGCGACCAGCGTCATCACCAGCAGGTAGGTGAAAAACAGTGTTAGAAACGCGAGCGGGTTCTTGCGGAACAGCCAGATACCCTGGCGGAACCACACATAGCCGGTTTTCGCCGGGACTTCGATCAGTTGCATGGAGTGTGGGTGCCTGGATGTGGAACGCCGGCAAGGCGTTCGCGCAGAATGCGCTCGAAATGGCCCGGATCGTGCGGTTTGAGCAACTCGGCCGCACGCGGCAGGTGAAAGTCATACAGGCGCGAAACCCAGAAGCGGTACGCGCCTGCTCGCAGCATATCGCCCCAGTGGCGGTTTTCTTCGGCGGTGAACGGGCGCACGGTCTGGTACGCGCGCAGCATCGCTTCGGTGCGCGACTCGTCGAGCTTGCCGGTGGCGAGGTCGACGCACCAGTCGTTGACCGTCACCGCGACATCGAACAGCCACTTGTCGCAGCCCGCGAAATAGAAGTCGAAGAAGCCGCCCAGGCGTACTTCGTGGCCCGTTTCCGGCGCGGCATGCGCGAACATTGCGTTGTCGCGGAACAGGTCGGCGTGGCAAGGGCCTGCGGGCAATGCGGCGTAGTCGGCGGAGGCGAAAAAGGCTTCCTGATGCGCCAGTTCGGACGACAGCAACTCGCGTTGCGCGCCTTCCAGAAACGGCAAGACGGTCGGCACGGTTTCGCGCCACCACGGCAGGCTGCGCAAATTCGGCTGATAACCGGTGTAATCGCGCCCGGCGAGGTGCATGCGCGCCAGCATCTGTCCGACTTCAATGCAGTGCTCGACGCCCGGCGTCATTTCCGGCGCGCCTTCGAGCTTGGTGACGATCGCGGCGGGCTTGCCGAGCAGCATGCCGAACAGCGCGCCGTCTTCGCGCGGCATCGGATCGGGCACCGGCACGCGATGCGCGGCCAGATGACGCATCAGATCGAGGTAGAAGGGCAGTTGTTCAGCCGTCAGCTTTTCGAAAATCGTCAGGACGTATTCGCCGCGCGTCGTCGTCAGAAAGAAGTTGCTGTTTTCAATACCGGATGAGATGCCGCGAAACTCGACGACATCGCCGAGATCGTAGTGACGCATCCATTCTGCTAGTTGGGATTCGTTGACAGCGGTGAAGACAGCCATGCGGGGAACGTCGGATCAGGTTGGTCGGGCTGGCGCGGTGCGGCCAGTGCGATTTACGGCAAATTCGGTGGCAAACAACTTCTGGCAGATGCCGCTAACCGGTACGGTAGGCAAATGCAGCGGTGATACGTGGGCGGCGCCTCGGCGACATTCCGGCAATATGGCGAGGAAAACGCTGTCGAGCGGACGCCCGATTACGGTGCAGGCTGGCGAGCGCGATATTTCCACCTCACCCCGCCGAACTGACGCCGTGCAAACCGCTTGAACAACCCGGACGCCGCTTCGCGTCCACCCTCACAAAACCTGGACGGCAACCACGCCCGGCAGCCACCCAGGCACGAATCAATAGCTCAAATGGACCGACGGCAAGCGCGTGCTCGCGCGGCCATTGTCGCGCACCGTAGGCGACGTGTCGGCAGGCGCGCTCATCTGGTAACGCGTGCCGAAGTTCGACCTTACGTTGATTTCCACCGGCTTGCCCTTGTCGCGGTATTCGGTGATTTCAGTGCCGTTCGGGCTGGTTTCCTGAAAGCTCGGCGTACGCGGGACGTTGATTTCGACCTTCGAGCTGACCTCGGCGGCCGGACGATTGATCTTCGCCAGGTCGGGCAGACCGGCCCGCTCGTTGGCGGACTGAGGCGCGTCTGGCGAAGGGGTGTCGTCGACAGGCTGGGCAGCCATCGCGGCGTTGCCAAAGGCGAGGGCCAGTGCAACGGCGACGGGAAGGAGCGGCTTCATGGTGATTCTCCAAAATGGTCCCCGATTCTAGCAAATCCAGTCTGGCGTACGGGGCGCGATCGCCTTATTTTGCGCCGCTTTCACGCGATCTGCCCGCAATCCCGCCGGGGCGCGGCGACATGTGTTGCAACGCCGCCAGGTCATTTGGCTATCACGGGTTCCGTGGTAATGTCGTCTCATCAATAGGGGCACATGAAGATGAAGAACGATACCAATCAACGTGCAGTGCAAACTCCTGCCAACACCTTCCCAACCGAATCGTTCGATGACGCGACCGACGCCGTCACGCGTCTCTCGGCGATCTACGAAGCGAACACTTCGTTTTTGCGCGACGCCTTCGCGCGCTATCGCAGGAACGAGTCGTTCGAAAGCCGCGTGCGCGCGTGTTATCCGTTTGTGCGCGTGTGTACCGAGGTCAACACGCATATCGACTCGCGTCGCTCGTATGGTTTCGTGGCCGGCCCGGGCGAGTTCGAAACAACCGTGACGCGCCCCGATCTGTTCGGCGATTACTACCGCGAACAGTTGCGTCTGCTGGCGAAAAACCATCATGTGAAGATCGAAGTGGGCGTGTCGGATCAGCCGATTCCGATTCACTTCGCGTTCGCCGAAGGCATTCATCTGGAAGGCGATCTCGACCGCGAGCGTCTGTTCCTGATGCGCGACGTGTTCGACACACCCGACCTCGCGCTGCTCGACGACCGCATTGTGAACGGCACGTATGAACCGGGGCCGGGCGAGCCGCATCCGCTCGCGCTGTTCACGGCGGCGCGGGTCGATTTCTCGCTGCATCGGCTGAAGCATTACACCGCTACGTCGCCCACGCATTGCCAGAATTACGTGCTGTACACGAACTACCAGTTCTATATCGACGAGTTCGTCAAACTCGGCCGCACGATGATGGCCCATACCGACGACGCCGAATTGCGCGCGTATCGCAGCGAATACACGTCGTTTGTCGAACCGGGCGATGTGGTCACGTACAACGAGAATCTCGGCGAGCAATCGCAGGAAGGTACGGCGCCGCCGCGTCTGCCGCAAATGCCTGCGTATCACCTGAAGCGCGCGGACGGCAGCGGCATCACGATGGTCAACATCGGCGTGGGACCGTCGAACGCGAAGACGATCACCGATCACATCGCCGTGCTGCGTCCGCACGCGTGGATAATGCTCGGCCACTGCGCGGGTCTGCGCAATACGCAGCGTCTCGGCGACTACGTGCTCGCACACGGCTACGTGCGTGAAGACCACGTACTCGACGACGATTTGCCGCTGTGGGTGCCGATTCCGGCGCTCGCCGAAGTGCAGGTTGCGCTGGAGCGTGCGGTCGCGCAGGTTACGCAACTGGACGGCGTCGAGTTGAAGCGCGTGATGCGTACGGGCACGGTCGCGAGTGTCGATAACCGCAACTGGGAGTTGCGCGATCATCGTGAGCCGGTGCAGCGGCTGTCGCAAAGCCGCGCGGTCGCGCTCGATATGGAAAGCGCGACGATCGCCGCGAACGGCTTCCGTTTCCGCGTGCCTTACGGCACCTTACTCTGCGTGTCGGATAAGCCTTTGCATGGCGAACTGAAATTGCCTGGCATGGCGGATCAGTTTTATCGCGCGCAGGTCGACCAGCATTTGCAGATCGGCGTGAAGGCGATGGAGTTGCTGCGGATGAATGGGCTGCATCGTCTGCATAGCCGGAAGCTGCGGAGTTTCGCGGAAGTGGCGTTCCAGTAAGCGCTGGTCAGGTTTGCGGGCGTGCGAAAAAACCCCCGTGCGCCTGCAAACCGCTTCAACGTCATAGCTGCCCGAAACCCGTCAACCCGATCAGGCTCCCCGCTGCCAGCAGCCACAACGGATGAATCCGCGTTTTCATCGCCATCACGGCGGTGAACGCGGTGATTGCCCACGCAATCGCCGTCGGGTCCGACGCGCGGGCGATCAACGCCGCACTCGCCGCGACGATGCCGGCCGTCACCGGCACCAAACCCAGCTGCGCGTAGCGCCGCCACGGACGGTCCTTGAACCGCTCCCACGCATGCAGCGCGAGAATCGTCACGATCGACGACGGCCCGAACTTCGCGATCGACGTCACCAGCATCCCGGCCCA
Coding sequences within it:
- a CDS encoding extracellular catalytic domain type 1 short-chain-length polyhydroxyalkanoate depolymerase, with translation MAKSLSKIWLRGLKRLLAIQTEHAQKTTKRTTARPARAATPKPSAKARPLKPAATVRASAKREAPRPAARESRVRPRASAWASGSWTRSFHSAPAAPGRLVNHLQYGLYVPSGHALESMPLLVMLHGCTQSIDEFAEGTRMNVLADRFGFAVVYPEQSKHVHSHRCWHWYDAGDSAGGAEARAVVSLVDALVAQHGFDPERVYVAGISAGAGLTALLAVNYPGHFAAVALHSGPAFGEARSGITAMDVMRRGARRDPAQLVDEVTNVARYPGMPAIVIHGDFDHVVAPVNADQLGEQFLRLNRMVDANGARKSGEVREERKGGVVMRDYVRSGRRVVRVCRVQGLAHAWSGGDEAVPFHSAKGPDASAMIWEFFKHQRRTGAGQIAETAATTGSSADR
- a CDS encoding DUF3563 family protein gives rise to the protein MYLLSRLFLFLTKSPDQLAKERADAFLAEATDLYDLEFRMRKLDREANVRQPSWMSQH
- a CDS encoding TspO/MBR family protein → MRRLPSLLVFLLLTLAAALVASRFLPDAWYAGLQKPAFNPPNWVFPPAWTVLYVLMAISAWRVWKRDGLSAAIVLWVVQLLFNAAWMWLFFGLHQAGAALADIVILLVLIVALTFAFWRRDRWAGGLLVPYVAWVAFAAVLNHALWQLNPAV
- a CDS encoding cryptochrome/photolyase family protein, with amino-acid sequence MTRARRLNDSFDTGLVWFRRDLRHTDNAALYYALKHCERVWCAFVFDTTILQPLLETWQARHPDEQVQDRRIEIILAALGELDDALRAKGGGLIVLYGDPSDLIPKLAAELGVDAVFTNHDYEPVAIERDEKVGEQLTEAGRQWLTFKDQVIFERDEVLTGQNKPFTVFTPYKNAWLKQLTAFDLKPYPVEKYAKHLAAVPKKLHRELPTLKQLGFAPSNLAELKLPTGMSGAQSLLDDFMSRIDSYADRRDFPAAKGPSYLSMHLRFGTVSIRTLARIAHEMSLQPDGKGSATWLSELIWRDFYFMILSHHPRLASGASFKEEYDRLRWERGSEADEAFSAWCDGRTGYPLIDAAMLQLNRTGYMHNRLRMVTASFLVKDLGVDWRLGERYFADLLNDFDFSANNGGWQWAASTGCDAQPYFRIFNPITQSEKFDAEGRFIKRYLPQLEKVPAKWIHAPWLAGRERLAEFGVVLGKDYPEPIVDHAEARARTLARFGK
- a CDS encoding organic hydroperoxide resistance protein; translated protein: MNILYKATATSTGGRDGRAVSSDNALDVKLAAPRELGGTGAAGTNPEQLFAAGYSACFLSAMKFIAGQRKQTLPADTQVTAEVGIGPNDKGGFALDIDLRVSLPGLAADAAKELVDAAHQVCPYSNATRNNVEVRLQVA
- a CDS encoding MarR family winged helix-turn-helix transcriptional regulator, encoding MTQRPVTLPFTLDEQLCFALYSTSLAMTKAYKPLLEKLGLTYPQYLTMLVLWETDDVTVKDMAARLNLDSATVTPLLKRLEAQGLLERVRGVDDERLVYIRLTKAGSALKRQAREVPAEIFCATQQSPEFLLRLRDDLTRLRATLNDYMDHPDD
- a CDS encoding BPSS1780 family membrane protein, with amino-acid sequence MQLIEVPAKTGYVWFRQGIWLFRKNPLAFLTLFFTYLLVMTLVAQIPVVGGVLPLAFIPGVAVGFMAACRNTIAGKPVFPTILVDGFHSYGPVVAKRLLVLGVAYVVAMGLVLAGSALADGGMLLKVMLGGATMDQDTIANSNISLAVITAFAFYIPVAMIFWFSPILTAWHDVPPVKAMFFSIVSCWRNRGAFIVFGALWFAVAMIVSLGLSTLLQALGAGDFAFAILMPATMIVTTMLYCSFYATYRGCFGVQTPETPDLPTTPAA
- a CDS encoding homoserine kinase, with protein sequence MAVFTAVNESQLAEWMRHYDLGDVVEFRGISSGIENSNFFLTTTRGEYVLTIFEKLTAEQLPFYLDLMRHLAAHRVPVPDPMPREDGALFGMLLGKPAAIVTKLEGAPEMTPGVEHCIEVGQMLARMHLAGRDYTGYQPNLRSLPWWRETVPTVLPFLEGAQRELLSSELAHQEAFFASADYAALPAGPCHADLFRDNAMFAHAAPETGHEVRLGGFFDFYFAGCDKWLFDVAVTVNDWCVDLATGKLDESRTEAMLRAYQTVRPFTAEENRHWGDMLRAGAYRFWVSRLYDFHLPRAAELLKPHDPGHFERILRERLAGVPHPGTHTPCN
- a CDS encoding AMP nucleosidase — translated: MKNDTNQRAVQTPANTFPTESFDDATDAVTRLSAIYEANTSFLRDAFARYRRNESFESRVRACYPFVRVCTEVNTHIDSRRSYGFVAGPGEFETTVTRPDLFGDYYREQLRLLAKNHHVKIEVGVSDQPIPIHFAFAEGIHLEGDLDRERLFLMRDVFDTPDLALLDDRIVNGTYEPGPGEPHPLALFTAARVDFSLHRLKHYTATSPTHCQNYVLYTNYQFYIDEFVKLGRTMMAHTDDAELRAYRSEYTSFVEPGDVVTYNENLGEQSQEGTAPPRLPQMPAYHLKRADGSGITMVNIGVGPSNAKTITDHIAVLRPHAWIMLGHCAGLRNTQRLGDYVLAHGYVREDHVLDDDLPLWVPIPALAEVQVALERAVAQVTQLDGVELKRVMRTGTVASVDNRNWELRDHREPVQRLSQSRAVALDMESATIAANGFRFRVPYGTLLCVSDKPLHGELKLPGMADQFYRAQVDQHLQIGVKAMELLRMNGLHRLHSRKLRSFAEVAFQ
- a CDS encoding chromate transporter → MNDTLISLAVIFSQLSLLAFGGGNTILPEMQRQVVDVHHWMPASEFSALFALAQAAPGPNLMIVTLIGWHVAGWAGMLVTSIAKFGPSSIVTILALHAWERFKDRPWRRYAQLGLVPVTAGIVAASAALIARASDPTAIAWAITAFTAVMAMKTRIHPLWLLAAGSLIGLTGFGQL